In the Populus trichocarpa isolate Nisqually-1 chromosome 1, P.trichocarpa_v4.1, whole genome shotgun sequence genome, GACATTAATTGAAGAGGAAATtatctataaattatattataaacttGAGGTTGTTAcaattatcatagttttaaaactcaactcaagGATTTTTCCGAGATAAGTCTCGAGTTACGTGTTAGAAgggtcaacataaaataaaaatagttattatcataattttaaaactttattcgATCGAGGGTCAAACCGGGGCAAGGCCCGGGTCACGAATCAGAAGGATAAATTAGGgttaatttaaagataaaagttgttattatcatagttttaaaacaagACTTGGGGATCGACCGGGGCAAGGCCTATGTCATGGGTCAGGAGGGTCAACCtagttgacttaattttttttttaaaataatcaacgCAACCTTATTTTGAccaaaatcttttttcaaaaaaatcaatgagtttTTGACCCGTGTTTTATCTCAGGTTCACTTGTTTTTTTGATGTGGTCAGGTTGAGTCAATCCTTcctttatgttttcttaaacTCGAATCAATCTAGGTCCCATGTCAACCCACCAAGTTAGtcttatttttataactaaGAATTAATGActcaataaagaaagaaaagaaccaaGAGAacaaagaatatataaaaaagcctTTTAAGTTTTACCTTACACttatatatttctaatttatCCCAATAGATGACTTCCATATACCATGAATTTGACCTAATTGCATACCCTGATCCCAAATTCTCGTACCACAACCCAAACGTttggatattttaaaagattaatgaGGCCAAGAAAAATTGACTAAGGAAGAATTGACTTTGTCTCCGCAGAGCATGGTTTATTTCATAATGGAAGCTTCTCTAAAGACAGATGCTAATAGTCTTCTGATAGATATGTATCAGAGGCATCTCACCGGGTTAATTtggatattttaaaagcaacaacaccaaaaaaaagtgttaatCATTATCTTAATCCAATCCAATTGCAAGAAAAAGCATAGCAAAGTTTAATTAGTGGGATTCTCATTCTCGTCCTCCACCAATACACCACTAGTCCCTCCCATATTCTCTGTTATTGGCCTTTCAAGAATtccatattttttcatatcaaaatgcTTTGTGGGTCCATTGCATTAATCATCATTTATTCCTTATGATCATCATGATAGTGGCTGCGTTCAGCTTcttcgttttcttcttcttgtgccACCACCTTTTTTTCAGTCTTCTGCACTTTCCATGACTGAAGTTAATAGTGGTATGTTTCTTTTCATTCCTTCTTGATGTATCTGTCTGCCTGTCTGTTATGTACATTTGTCGTGTGAGTTTCTTGCAACTGTTACATTCCaaacaagagattaattttttgtgtaattCTTTCTTGGTTGTTGTCAATTTCATAGcttctctcttttgttcttCAGGCtagtatatattttattttttgcatgtcCGTGTGGGGGATCACTAGCTGGTTGAGTTTATTACTGATGCTGAGGGATGGTAGCTAGGTTCTGTAGTTGACGATcattttgttgaaagattatgaATTTGAAGTCCAAATCTGCTGtttttcactactaagagaaaacataaagaaacattGCTTGTTCTATGATCAAGCCAAGTAGCTTTGTACCAAGAAATTGGGACAGAAAAGTTGAACGAACCTTGACCATTAACAATTTATGGTCCTGCAAAGTTTGTGGTGGGAAAATAATACTTGTCTCGTTGTTGTGAAAGTAACACATCATGTATTCTTATAGGGAAAAATTCCTTAAACggcaagaaagaaataataaaatgaaaaaagaaaagaaaaaacaaaatctatctTGTTTCATTAGGGTGTGTGGTGGGAATAAGTAGATTTTGAGCTTCCATTTTCCCATCAGATGCTTTTCTTGTGGAAGATGAGGATCATGGGAATATTTTTCTGTCAGAATTAtgtatgaaatttatttatggGATGTGCAGAAGCTTAGATTGAACTTGTTCTGACTACCTGAtagaatgtttttcttttttggtgtgCTCTCCTTTTCCTTCTTTCACCATCTTAGGCCATATTAGGGTAGCATAATTGAGTCTCCTAGAGTCTAGATGCAAGCATAAAGGAAACTTGCATACAAAAAAGTTAAACCTAAAGTGCATGATCTTAAGAAAGAAGGATATATTTTGTTAGTGAAATCAATAGTGAATGCTTTGGTCTATTACTTTAAATGAGGAGTAATGGTAAAATTAGAGCATGcgcttaatttttctttaaactgATAAAACTTTTGCTTTATTAGAGCATCCAAGTGGTGGCAAGAGGTCTGCTGCTGAATCCTTCGGCTACACCAAATTCGGATACATGTTTGGAGTGTTCTCCATCAGGAATCCTCTGAAACTAGTTATCAACTGTCTTGTTCTGCTCAATTTTTTACAAATCATTAATTCATCCAAGGAACCTGACACTGAAGGTATGGTGTTATCTACAATTTGCTTTACTACAATGTCATTTGTTGGCTCCAAATACTAATACTGGTGGAAAGATACAAGGCTTGGAGATAGTTTGAAACTTCAGGCCTGAAAATGTATCCTGGCCTCAAAAAGTGGATCATtggcatttaaaaaattatgggaGTCTCTATaagttttcatttcttttctttaagctTTGTTCTCCCTCTGTAGTATCATTCCTTGGAAATAGTTTTACTGATTTCAGGCTCAATGTAAATCCATGAATTAATATCTTGGTGGAAGTTTGGTAGTCTTGAAAGAAAGCATCACATTTAAACTCTGTTCAGACATTTCTcagaatgttttgattttgaaagttATCGGGACCcaattattatgattttgatcttgagggaaagaagaaaacaatttcTGTCATCATTTAGCATGTTTCTATTGTTGCTCGAGAGCAGAAAGGCAAGCTACACTTCTTAAACTCAATTGCTTTATGTCTTGGAAAACTGCTATTAATTCACTGTAATTTCTTCAAATCTGGATATATTTATACAACATTACCTTGGGAAAGAACCTTATTGGTTGGATAATTCACTTACAGAAATCTAACTTGTATAGCCAATTATGCTTATGAATGAGAAAGGTACAATATATAGTTGTCTCTTCctgttttcattttgaaaatattatctatttaatgaaatatgGGGAGCTGCTGCCAGTCATTACCTTCTACCGAGCATCAGATATTTACTGACACGTTTCAACTTTCTCTAATGTTCAGGTGGTGCTTTAAGAGATCTTCTACTGGCACTAAATGATTCCAATGGACAAATAGATTGGGATCCTAATTTAGTGAGCCCTTGCTATAGTTGGACTAATGTCTATTGCAAAAACGGACATGTTGTATTCCTGTAAGTGTCTGTATTTGGAATACACTTCTGTTTTGCCTATTTTTGCAACACACTACTGTTATCCAGTGGGACTGCTGCATTTTTATTTGAGTCTTCCTTGATTGACAGTGCTTTCGTCAGTAAATTTTGCAGTGCATTTACTCTGTGAACGTACTACTTTGCAGGAGCTTGAATTCACTTGGACTTTCAGGAACTCTTTCACCTGCAATCACTAAACTGAAGTTTTTGGTTTCCCTGTGAGTTTTTGGTTAGCTTGTAATTCACATGGATTTTCAGTTATATGTTTGCAGAAGCATTCATCTAACTATCAACTGAGACAGTTTGGCCAACCCAAATGTGAACCAATCTATTTCTAATACGAATTGATGTCCCTATTGAATCTGatttttcatgtgaaaataCTGATGGCAATAATTTACTCAGTTTTCCGGGATGCAAGACCTACTGTCAAAAAAACCTAGCACTTCCACTGCTTAACATGAATATAAAGTTTCGGGACGAAGATCGATGCAATTGAACGGTAGAGGATGAAGTTAAAATTGATACTAATCTAGGAGAACTATCACTTTAATgtcatattgttttctttttatgatctTATTTACATACcataatagaattaaaaaaaaaatattaccttttGTGTTTCCAGAGGAGGTATGAGTGCTGGTGGTGAATTATGGCCATGTTTTTAAAACCTACCCTTCTCCATGCAGGGAATTAAGGAACAATAATCTATCAGGGTCCTTGCCTGATTATCTGGGCAACATGGTGCAACTAAAAAATCTGAATCTTGCCAGCAATAAATTCAGTGGTTCGATACCTGACACTTGGGATCAGCTatccaatttaaaatttttgtaagGATTCTTTAATGCCTCTTGAAGAGTCATATTTCCTTGCTTTGTTATTCTTATATGCATGAAGCAGCACATCATCTTTGTTTTAACAGTTTCTTAGAAGAtggctttgttttaaatttcagtCATTTTACTGTTTCTTCCATCAAGGAATCAACATTATGAGGTTCTACAAGGCTTTTCGGTAGTCTTGCTCTTGCGAATATCATCATTCTTAAAACATTTCTTGGTTGCTTTACATGGCTGGTTAGCCTTTTACATATTGTTTGTAGTTATATTTCTCTAACTATGGTCGTACTAAGTTCAATTGCTCATGATTCTTTTTCTCTGACAGGGATGTCTCATCTAACAATTTAACAGGAAGAATACCAGATAAACTCTTTTCAGTTGCAACATTCAAGTAAATCCCACTCGAATCTTCATCTCATTGATCAtcttttgtttggattcattTGTCTAACCATAGCTGGTCACTTTCTTTCTCATCAACTTGGTTAAAAGAAATCTCCTAACTGTGAAAACATGGTGGAAGGAGAGCTTAAAAGAGAACCCATCATTTAATGATAGAAATCAAGATTAATGTGTATAGTGATTCTTTGTAATTTAAGTTCTAAAACTTTTATCATCTTTTACTGGTAGGCACATAGTTATGAAGCTTGGTTTGCTTGACATTAATTGTTATGTATCTTCAGTTTTACAGCGACTTATATTGCTTGTGGCCTGAGCTTTGAAGAACCTTGCCTGTCAAGGTCTCCTCTTCCAGGTTAATTTCTGAAGACACTGCATTTTGTTTGTATTATTCTTCATGACATGATCTCCAGATGGAACCTAATCATGAAACATTTGCAGTTTCAACCAGGAAGTTAAGACTTAAAGTAATTGCAGCTTCTGCAAGCTGTGGTGCTTTCGGTCTACTGATACTTTTAGTTGTCTTGGCATACCGATATCAACAATTTCACAAAGAGAAAAATGATATCTTTGTTGATGTTTCTGGTAAATTTTGTTTTCGGTTGTGTAGTTGAATTGGTTTCAAAATAATTGTTGGTTAATGTTAACTAAactctgccttttttttttcctgtgattTTAGGCGAAGATGACCGCAAAATTTCATTTGGGCAGCTTAGAAGATTTTCATGGCGTGAGCTTCAACTTGCAACAGACAACTTCAGTGAAAGCAACATAATAGGACAAGGAGGGTTTGGAAAAGTTTACAAAGGTATCATCTCAGACAACATGAAAGTTGCTGTGAAACGCCTCGAAGATTATTACAGTCCTGGAGGAAAGGCTGCATTCCTGAGAGAAGTTCAACTTATTAGTGTTGCTGCTCATAAGAATCTTCTAAGGTTGATTGGATTCTGTACAACTTCATCTGAGAGAATCCTGGTGTATCCATATATGCAAAATCTTAGTGTTGCATACCACTTGAGAGGTATTTTTTGAATAAGCACCGTGCTTTCCATCTTTGAGATTTTCATGTTATAAATAGCACTCCTAAA is a window encoding:
- the LOC7465020 gene encoding probable LRR receptor-like serine/threonine-protein kinase At5g63710 isoform X1 — translated: MTEVNSEHPSGGKRSAAESFGYTKFGYMFGVFSIRNPLKLVINCLVLLNFLQIINSSKEPDTEGGALRDLLLALNDSNGQIDWDPNLVSPCYSWTNVYCKNGHVVFLSLNSLGLSGTLSPAITKLKFLVSLELRNNNLSGSLPDYLGNMVQLKNLNLASNKFSGSIPDTWDQLSNLKFLNQHYEVLQGFSVVLLLRISSFLKHFLVALHGWDVSSNNLTGRIPDKLFSVATFNFTATYIACGLSFEEPCLSRSPLPVSTRKLRLKVIAASASCGAFGLLILLVVLAYRYQQFHKEKNDIFVDVSGEDDRKISFGQLRRFSWRELQLATDNFSESNIIGQGGFGKVYKGIISDNMKVAVKRLEDYYSPGGKAAFLREVQLISVAAHKNLLRLIGFCTTSSERILVYPYMQNLSVAYHLRDLKPGEKGLDWPTRKRIAFGAAHGLEYLHEHCNPKIIHRDLKAANILLDDNFEPVLGDFGLAKLVDTKFTHITTQVRGTMGHIAPEYLSTGKSSEKTDVFGYGITLLELVTGQRAIDLSRLEEEEDVLLLDYIKKLLRENRLDDVVDGNLETYDRKEVETIVQVALLCTQSSPEGRPTMAGVVKMLQGIGLAERWAKREQHGDARNQEFSLMSQQYIWSEDSSIDQEAIQLSKAR
- the LOC7465020 gene encoding probable LRR receptor-like serine/threonine-protein kinase At5g63710 isoform X3; amino-acid sequence: MTEVNSEHPSGGKRSAAESFGYTKFGYMFGVFSIRNPLKLVINCLVLLNFLQIINSSKEPDTEGGALRDLLLALNDSNGQIDWDPNLVSPCYSWTNVYCKNGHVVFLSLNSLGLSGTLSPAITKLKFLVSLELRNNNLSGSLPDYLGNMVQLKNLNLASNKFSGSIPDTWDQLSNLKFLDVSSNNLTGRIPDKLFSVATFNFTATYIACGLSFEEPCLSRSPLPVSTRKLRLKVIAASASCGAFGLLILLVVLAYRYQQFHKEKNDIFVDVSGEDDRKISFGQLRRFSWRELQLATDNFSESNIIGQGGFGKVYKGIISDNMKVAVKRLEDYYSPGGKAAFLREVQLISVAAHKNLLRLIGFCTTSSERILVYPYMQNLSVAYHLRDLKPGEKGLDWPTRKRIAFGAAHGLEYLHEHCNPKIIHRDLKAANILLDDNFEPVLGDFGLAKLVDTKFTHITTQVRGTMGHIAPEYLSTGKSSEKTDVFGYGITLLELVTGQRAIDLSRLEEEEDVLLLDYIKKLLRENRLDDVVDGNLETYDRKEVETIVQVALLCTQSSPEGRPTMAGVVKMLQGIGLAERWAKREQHGDARNQEFSLMSQQYIWSEDSSIDQEAIQLSKAR
- the LOC7465020 gene encoding probable LRR receptor-like serine/threonine-protein kinase At5g63710 isoform X2, whose product is MFGVFSIRNPLKLVINCLVLLNFLQIINSSKEPDTEGGALRDLLLALNDSNGQIDWDPNLVSPCYSWTNVYCKNGHVVFLSLNSLGLSGTLSPAITKLKFLVSLELRNNNLSGSLPDYLGNMVQLKNLNLASNKFSGSIPDTWDQLSNLKFLNQHYEVLQGFSVVLLLRISSFLKHFLVALHGWDVSSNNLTGRIPDKLFSVATFNFTATYIACGLSFEEPCLSRSPLPVSTRKLRLKVIAASASCGAFGLLILLVVLAYRYQQFHKEKNDIFVDVSGEDDRKISFGQLRRFSWRELQLATDNFSESNIIGQGGFGKVYKGIISDNMKVAVKRLEDYYSPGGKAAFLREVQLISVAAHKNLLRLIGFCTTSSERILVYPYMQNLSVAYHLRDLKPGEKGLDWPTRKRIAFGAAHGLEYLHEHCNPKIIHRDLKAANILLDDNFEPVLGDFGLAKLVDTKFTHITTQVRGTMGHIAPEYLSTGKSSEKTDVFGYGITLLELVTGQRAIDLSRLEEEEDVLLLDYIKKLLRENRLDDVVDGNLETYDRKEVETIVQVALLCTQSSPEGRPTMAGVVKMLQGIGLAERWAKREQHGDARNQEFSLMSQQYIWSEDSSIDQEAIQLSKAR